A region of Esox lucius isolate fEsoLuc1 chromosome 3, fEsoLuc1.pri, whole genome shotgun sequence DNA encodes the following proteins:
- the LOC109615260 gene encoding putative selection and upkeep of intraepithelial T-cells protein 1 homolog, with amino-acid sequence MEDNWMNVICLLTFLPVCRAHDEVQVVGQTEPVVATVGDVILPCTLRTSSSTVNAVEEKVEWQRLDLQPKEVHFYRDDYNVEQNPSYKERTSLFKGEMKNGNMSLKLTGVKLSDAGNYTCFIPTLKSPFQKAMVQLIVGEVSRPEVSIVGIDAIGVVLECEARGLIYRPEMTWQDSDGNILPADGPTETETDSAGRYIVRGHVTVQRTDNNTFTCRVLQQQINHTMETEIHVKDRMFPEMSWRSGWRSGWRSGWWSGWWSGWWSGVGFSGLILVLTWGPFLYILKRKGLQTLVC; translated from the exons TTCAGGTTGTTGGTCAGACTGAACCAGTTGTTGCCACCGTAGGTGATGTCATCCTCCCTTGTACTCTGAGAACCTCCAGCAGCACCGTCAACGCTGTTGAGGAAAAAGTGGAGTGGCAGAGACTTGACCTCCAACCAAAAGAGGTGCATTTCTATCGTGATGACTACAATGTTGAACAGAATCCGTCCTACAAAGAAAGGACGTCACTGTTTAAAGGTGAAATGAAGAACGGGAACATGTCCTTAAAACTGACCGGAGTGAAACTGTCTGATGCTGGAAACTACACCTGCTTCATTCCAACACTGAAGAGCCCTTTTCAAAAAGCCATGGTTCAACTCATTGTTG GTGAAGTATCTCGGCCAGAGGTGTCTATAGttggcattgatgccattggaGTGGTCCTGGAGTGTGAGGCCAGAGGGTTGATCTACAGACCTGAGATGACCTGGCAGGACAGTGATGGAAACATCCTCCCTGCTGATGGACCTACAGAGACTGAGACCGACTCAGCGGGTCGATACATTGTGAGAGGACATGTCACCGTCCAGAGGACTGACAACAACACGTTCACCTGTAGAGTTCTACAGCAGCAGATCAACCACACGATGGAGACAGAGATTCATGTAAAAG ATCGAATGTTTCCTGAGATGTCCTGGAGGAGTGGCTGGAGGAGTGGCTGGAGGAGTGGCTGGTGGAGTGGCTGGTGGAGTGGCTGGTGGAGTGGCGTGGGGTTTAGTGGTCTGATCTTGGTTCTGACATGGGGTCCTTTTCTCTACATCCTGAAGAGAAAAGGTCTACAGACACTGGTCTGTTGA